The sequence below is a genomic window from Candidatus Methylomirabilota bacterium.
GTAGGCGTTGCCGACAGTCAGCGCGAATCCCGGCTCGAACGGCTCGATGACCAGCTTGCCGTAGGTGTTTTCGGAGACCTGCCAGTCGTGACGCGTGGGGAGCTCGAGCTCCAGCATGAAGACCCCCTTGGAATTTCCGGGGCACGGCCCCGAGCGCGTAGTATATCAAACAATGAGCATACGTCGCCGATTGCTCCTGGTCGCAGTCCTGGTCTTCGTCGCCTGGGAGACCTGGCGCGTGCTGACCCCGCCCGGCCCCCTCCGCGACGGGCCCCGGACCGTTCTCATCCCGGCCCACGCGAGCCTGGTAGGAATCGCCGCCCGCCTGAAGATGGCGGGCGCGATCCGCAGCCCCGAGGGCTTCCTGGCCCTGAGCCTGGTCCGCGGCAGCCTGCGGTCCCTCAAGGCCGGCGAGTACGAGGTCCCCCGCGACGCCTCCACGCTGGACGTCCTCGCGCTGCTGGAGAACGGCCGGGTGCGCCAGCACCCGGTGTTGCATCCGGAAGGCGCGTCGCTCACCGACCTGGGACGGACGCTGGAGAGCGCCCGGCTCGCTCGGACCGCGGAAATCATAAAGGCGGCGACGGACCCGGCCTTCCTCCGGGCCCAGGGCATCGAGGGTCCCAGCGCCGAGGGCTACCTCTTCCCGGACACCTACCACTTCATCCGCGGCATGACACCTGAGCAGATGCTCGGGCGCATGATCCAGCGCCTGCAGAGCAAGCTCACGCCGGAGCTGCTGGAGAGGGCGCGGCAGCGCAAACTGAGCGTACACGAGCTGCTCACGCTGGCCTCGATCATCGAGCGCGAAGCGGTGGTGCCCGGCGAGCGGCGGCTCATCTCGGCCGTCTTCTGGAACCGGCTCAAGCTGGGGATGCCGCTCCAGGCGGATCCGACGGTCCAGTACGCCGTGGGCAAGGAGCGCCGGGCGCTGACGCGCGCCGATCTGGCCACCGATCACCCGTACAACACGTATCTGCGCGCGGGGCTCCCGCCCGGGCCCATCGCCAGCCCCGGCCTCGGCGCCATCGAGGCGGCGCTCGACCCGGCCCCGGTCAAGTATCTCTACTTCGTCAAGAAGGACGACCAGCGCCATCACTTCTCCGTCACGGTCGAGGAGCACAACAGCGCCGTCGCCCGCTACCGGTTCGCACGCACCCGCTGAACGTGCTATAACACCCGGCGAAATGGCGCCGTCGACGGCCGTCTCCGCTAAGCCGCGCGCCGTGATCGACGGCGCCGCCGAGCCCCTGCTCTACCGCGCGCTGCGCGGGCCCGTGCGGGCGCTGCTCCAGCGTTGGTTCGATTTTGCCGTCGAAGGTCTCGAGCACGTGCCGGCGCGGGGCCCGTACATCGTGGCGGCGAATCACCACAACTACCTCGACGGCGTCCTGCTCGGCGCGGCCGTGCCCGAGCCCATCGTCTTCCTCGTGATGCCACGCGTGTATCGGGCCACGCCGCTCCATCCGCCCTTCCACCGCCACATGGGCTCGATCCCCATCAACCTCGAGCGGCCGGACGTCGCCGCGCTCCGGAGCGCGCTGGGGGCGCTCGAGCGAGGCCGCATCGTCGGGATCTTCCCGGAGGGGCCCTTCAGCGTCCGCGGCCGGCTCGAGCCCGGTCTGCCGGGCGTGGCGCTGCTCGCGCTGCGCTCGGGCGCGCCCGTCGTCCCCGCCGCCATCCGCGGCACCTACCAGGCCCTGGTCGGGCGACGGTTCTACATTCCCCGCCGGCACCCCCTCGGGGTGAGGTTCGGGCCGCCACGCGTGTTCACGTCGGCCCGCGGGGCCCGCGCGCGCGAGGCGCGCGAGCGCGTGACCCAGCGGGTCATGGCGGATATCGCCGCCCTCCTGTCTTGAAGAAACCCTGGTCCGGACGGTTCAGCGGGCGGACCGATCCGGGCGCCGAGCGGTTCACGGCGTCGCTGGGGTTCGACCGGCGGCTGGCGCCCTACGACATCGAGGGCGGCGTGGCCTGGGCGCTGGCGCTGGGCCGCGCGGGTCTCCTGACCGAGGCCGAGCGCGACGCCATCCTCAAGGGGCTGGAGACGGTCCGGGCGGAGATCGAAGGCGACACGTTCCCGTTCCGCCCCGAGCTGGAAGACATCCACATGAACATCGAGCGCCGCCTCGTCGAGCTGATCGGACCGGTCGGCGGCAAGCTGCACACGGGGCGCTCGCGCAACGATCAGATCGCGCTGGACGAGCGGCTCTACCTCAAAGACGTGGCCGAGCGCGTGGGCCGCGGCCTCCGGACCACCCAGTCGGCGCTGGTGGAGCGCGCCGCCACGACGCTAGAGGCTCCCATGCCGGGCTACACCCACCTGCAGCGGGCCCAGCCCATCGTGCTCGCGCATCACCTGCTCGCCTACGTTTTCATGTTCCAGCGCGACCGCGAGAGGTTCCAGGCCTGCCGCGCCCGGGCCGACGTGCTGCCGCTGGGCAGCGGCGCCCTGGCCGGGGCGGGCTTCCCCATCGACCGCGAAGCGCTGGCGCGTGACCTCGGCTTCGCCGCGCCGAGCCCCAACAGCCTCGACGCGGTCAGCGACCGGGACTACATCGTCGAGTTCCTGGCCGCCGCCGCCATCACCGGCATGCATCTCTCGCGCCTGGCCGCCGACCTGACGCTGTGGGCCACCGCCGAGTTCGGCTTCGTGGAGTTCGCCGACGCCTTCGCCACCGGCTCGTCGATCATGCCGCAGAAGAAGAATCCGGACGTGGCCGAGCTGATCCGGGGCAAGAGCGGGCGCCTCTACGGCAACCTGGTCGCCGTGCTCACGACGATGAAGGGGCTGCCGCTGGCGTACAACTCGGACATGCAGGAGGACAAGGAGCCGTTCTTCGACTCGGCCGACACCCTGGAGGCGATCCTGGCCGTGCTGCCGCCGATGCTCGGCTCCCTCACGTTCAAGACGGAGCGCATGCGCCAGGCGGCCGGTGAGCACTTCGCCACCGCCACGGATCTGGCGGACTACCTCGTGCGGAAGGGGCTGCCCTTCCGCCAGGCCCACGAGGTGGTGGGCCGCGTCGTCCGCCACGCGCTGGAGGCGGGCAAGACGCTGGAGGGCCTGAGCCTCGAGGAGCTGCGTCGCTTCTCCGATCTGTTCGCCTCCGACGTCCGCGCGGCGATCACCGTCGACGCTTCGCTGCGGGCACGGGCCGTCACCGGAGGCTCCGCGCCGGCAGCCGTCAGCCGGGCCCTGGCCCTCGCGCGCTCCTTCCTCGACGCCCCCTGATGCGCCGGCTCGCGCCACTGGTGGCGCTCGGCCTCGCGCTGGTGGCGTGCGGCAAGGCGGGCCCGCCGGTGGCCCCCGAGCGGCGCCTGCCCCAGCCCGTCACCGACCTCCGCGGCGTGATCGAGAACGGCGGCATCGAGCTCAGCTGGACGAACCCGACCCGGCGCGCCGACAACACGCGCCTGCGCGACCTGGCCGCGGCGCGCGTCTTCCGTGCCGAGGACGCCGGCCCCGGCGAGCCCAAGCCGGCGCTCCTGTCCCGGGGGCGGATCGTCGGCTATATGGAAGTGGCGACCATTCGCCTGGGCGGTCCGCCCCCGGCGGACGCGCCCGCGCCGGCGGTCGTTCTGGGCCACGCCATCCGGCTGACCGACCGCCAGGGCCTCACCCCCGGGCGCCGCTACAGCTACGTCGTGGTCACCGAGGACGGACAGGGACGCGTGAGCCCGCCCTCGCCGCGCGTGACGCTCACGCTCATCGCCCCGCCCGAGCCGCCCGCGAGGCTCGCCGCCGTGGCCGGCGAGCGCGAGGTGAGGCTCCGCTGGGAGGCCCCGGCCCGCCTCGTCGACGGCACCCCACCCCCCGGACCGCTGGCCTACGAGGTGCTCCGCGCCGCCGACGCGACCACGCCGCCCGAGGTGGTGACGCCCGCGCCCATCGAGGCGACGCAGCTCACCGACCGGAACCTCGAGAACGAGCGCCCGTACTACTACGCCGTCCGCGCCATCCGCCGCGAGGGAGAGACGATCGCCCGCAGCCAGCCGACCGAGCGCGTGTCCGCCACGCCCGTGAAGATGACGCCCCCTGCGCCCCCCTCCGATCTCGTGGCCGCGCCGGCCGGGAACACCGTCCGTCTGAGCTGGAGACCGAGCCCCGACCCCGACGCCGCCACCTACGTCGTCTACCGCGCCGCCGGCAGCGGGCCCTTCCAGCGCGTCGGCTCCACCAGGGCGCCCTCCACCGTCTTCGTGGACCGCGACGTGACCAGCGGGACTTATAGGTATGTCGTGACGGCCCAGGATGCGAGCTCGCGCGCGAACGAGAGCCCGCGCTCGAACGAGGCGCGGGTCACGCTGCCTTGACTTCCCCGGGGTCGGGTGCTACGGTCACGAGGGAAAATACCCGATATCACGCGCAGATGGATCACGTCACGTATCGTCAGGGCGAGCTCTCCTGTGAATCGGTCTCGCTCCGCGCGCTGGCCGAGGCCGTCGGTACGCCCGCTTACGTCTACTCCAAGGCTGCGCTGCTCGACGCCTTCGCCGCCTACGACCGCGCGTTCACGGACACGCCGCATCTGATCTGCTATTCGGTCAAGGCCAACTCGACCCTCGGCGTGCTGTCCACGCTGGCCAAGGCCGGCGCCGGCGCCGACATCGTGAGCGGTGGCGAGCTCTACCGCGCGCTGCGGGCAGGCATCCCGCCCAAGCGGATCATCTTCGACGGCGTGGGCAAGACCCGCGACGAGATGCGTGACGCGCTCAAGGCCGACATCCTGATGTTCAACGTCGAGTCGATGAGCGAGCTGCGCGCGCTGGACGAGGTGGCGCGCGAGATGGGGACCCGGGCTCCGGTATCGTTGCGCGTGAACCCCGACGTCGACCCCCAGACCCATCCCTACATCGCGACAGGGCTCAAGACCTCCAAGTTCGGGATCCCCATCGACCAGGCCCTGCCGAGCTACGACGACGCGGCCCGCCGGCGCGGCCTGGAGGTCGTCGGGGTCGACATGCACATCGGCTCCCAGCTCGTGAAGACGTCGCCCTTCGCCGACGCCACCGCCCGGGTTGTCGCCCTCGTCAAGGCGCTCCGCCAGCGCGGCATCGCCGTGCGCCTGCTCGACGTCGGCGGCGGCCTGGGCATCCGGTACCGCGACGAGGCTCCACCCAGCCCCGTCGACTACGCCCGCACGGTGATCCCGCTCATCGCGGAGCTGGGGGTCACAATACTGATAGAGCCCGGCCGATCGATCGTCGGCAACGCGGGAGTCCTCCTCACCCGCGTGCTCTATCGGAAGGAGACGCCGGACAAGCGGTTCGTCGTCGTGGACGCGGCCATGAACGACCTCATCCGGCCGGCGCTCTACAACGCCTACCACGAGATCCGGCCGATCGACGAGCGGCGGCTCACGAGCCCGGTGGAGACGGCCGACGTGGTGGGCCCGATCTGTGAGTCGGGCGACTTCCTGGCCAAGGACCGCCCGCTGCCCCGACCGGAGGAGGGCGACCTGCTGGCGGTGATGAGCGCGGGGGCCTACACTTCGGTGATGGCGTCGAACTACAACACGCGCCCGCGGGCGGTCGAGGTGCTCGTCGACGGCAATCGCTACACGATCGTGCGCCGCCGGGAGACGTACGAAGACCTGGTGGCGGGGGAGACGGTGTTATGACGCGCACGCTGCAGGGTTCGCTCGTCGCCATGGTGACCCCGTTCCGGAACGGGAAGGTCGATGAGGCGAAGGTCCGCGAGCTGGTGGAGTTCCACGTCACGCACGGGACGGACGCGATCGTGGCCTGCGGCACCACGGGGGAGGACCCCGGCCTCAGTCACGACGAGCACGACCGGGTGGTGGAGGTGATCATCCAGACCGCGGCGGGCCGGCTCCCCGTGATCGTGGGCACGGGGTCGAACTCGACCGCTCACGCCATCGAGCTGACCCGTCATGCCGAGCGTGCCGGCGCCACCGCCGCGCTGGTCGTCAACCCGTACTACAACAAGCCCACCCAGGAAGGGCTCTACCGGCACTTCCGGGCGGTGGCCGAGGCGGTCTCGATCCCGATCCTCGTGTACAACATCCAGAGCCGGACGGCGGTGAACGTGGAGACCGACACGCTGGCGCGCCTGGCCCGCGACTGCAAGAACGTCGTGGGCGTGAAGGAGGCGTCGGGCTCGCTCGACCAGATGAGCCAGGTCGTCGCCGCCTGCGGCCCCGACTTCACGGTGCTCTCCGGCGACGACAACCTGACGCTGCCGCTCATGGCCATCGGCGGGCGCGGCGTCATCTCCGTGATCGCCAACATC
It includes:
- the mltG gene encoding endolytic transglycosylase MltG, translating into MLLVAVLVFVAWETWRVLTPPGPLRDGPRTVLIPAHASLVGIAARLKMAGAIRSPEGFLALSLVRGSLRSLKAGEYEVPRDASTLDVLALLENGRVRQHPVLHPEGASLTDLGRTLESARLARTAEIIKAATDPAFLRAQGIEGPSAEGYLFPDTYHFIRGMTPEQMLGRMIQRLQSKLTPELLERARQRKLSVHELLTLASIIEREAVVPGERRLISAVFWNRLKLGMPLQADPTVQYAVGKERRALTRADLATDHPYNTYLRAGLPPGPIASPGLGAIEAALDPAPVKYLYFVKKDDQRHHFSVTVEEHNSAVARYRFARTR
- a CDS encoding lysophospholipid acyltransferase family protein; the protein is MAPSTAVSAKPRAVIDGAAEPLLYRALRGPVRALLQRWFDFAVEGLEHVPARGPYIVAANHHNYLDGVLLGAAVPEPIVFLVMPRVYRATPLHPPFHRHMGSIPINLERPDVAALRSALGALERGRIVGIFPEGPFSVRGRLEPGLPGVALLALRSGAPVVPAAIRGTYQALVGRRFYIPRRHPLGVRFGPPRVFTSARGARAREARERVTQRVMADIAALLS
- the argH gene encoding argininosuccinate lyase; the protein is MKKPWSGRFSGRTDPGAERFTASLGFDRRLAPYDIEGGVAWALALGRAGLLTEAERDAILKGLETVRAEIEGDTFPFRPELEDIHMNIERRLVELIGPVGGKLHTGRSRNDQIALDERLYLKDVAERVGRGLRTTQSALVERAATTLEAPMPGYTHLQRAQPIVLAHHLLAYVFMFQRDRERFQACRARADVLPLGSGALAGAGFPIDREALARDLGFAAPSPNSLDAVSDRDYIVEFLAAAAITGMHLSRLAADLTLWATAEFGFVEFADAFATGSSIMPQKKNPDVAELIRGKSGRLYGNLVAVLTTMKGLPLAYNSDMQEDKEPFFDSADTLEAILAVLPPMLGSLTFKTERMRQAAGEHFATATDLADYLVRKGLPFRQAHEVVGRVVRHALEAGKTLEGLSLEELRRFSDLFASDVRAAITVDASLRARAVTGGSAPAAVSRALALARSFLDAP
- the lysA gene encoding diaminopimelate decarboxylase — encoded protein: MDHVTYRQGELSCESVSLRALAEAVGTPAYVYSKAALLDAFAAYDRAFTDTPHLICYSVKANSTLGVLSTLAKAGAGADIVSGGELYRALRAGIPPKRIIFDGVGKTRDEMRDALKADILMFNVESMSELRALDEVAREMGTRAPVSLRVNPDVDPQTHPYIATGLKTSKFGIPIDQALPSYDDAARRRGLEVVGVDMHIGSQLVKTSPFADATARVVALVKALRQRGIAVRLLDVGGGLGIRYRDEAPPSPVDYARTVIPLIAELGVTILIEPGRSIVGNAGVLLTRVLYRKETPDKRFVVVDAAMNDLIRPALYNAYHEIRPIDERRLTSPVETADVVGPICESGDFLAKDRPLPRPEEGDLLAVMSAGAYTSVMASNYNTRPRAVEVLVDGNRYTIVRRRETYEDLVAGETVL
- the dapA gene encoding 4-hydroxy-tetrahydrodipicolinate synthase; the protein is MTRTLQGSLVAMVTPFRNGKVDEAKVRELVEFHVTHGTDAIVACGTTGEDPGLSHDEHDRVVEVIIQTAAGRLPVIVGTGSNSTAHAIELTRHAERAGATAALVVNPYYNKPTQEGLYRHFRAVAEAVSIPILVYNIQSRTAVNVETDTLARLARDCKNVVGVKEASGSLDQMSQVVAACGPDFTVLSGDDNLTLPLMAIGGRGVISVIANIVPRETAEMTHAALDGDWKRARELHYKLFPLARAAFIETNPIPIKEAMAMAGMIEPEFRLPMCRMSDANRERLRAVLKPYGLVK